The DNA region GCGCTCGGCCTTGAGGTTCGGCAGGCTGTGCAGCAACAGACTCTGACCGACTTTGCCAGCCAGGTCACCGCGCTTGAGCACGGCGCTGATGGCGCCACCGCTCAGTTCGTCGAGTTGCTTGGCGACGGCGCCGAGCTTGCGGCCTTCGCCGACGGCGACCACCAGAGTGGCGGTTTTCAACGTTTCTGGGCTAACGCTTTTTACAACCAGTTCCATGTCCGGGTCCCTGAATTAATGGTCAACACGCAAGAGCTCGACGGCATGCATTCGAGCTTGCTTATAAATAGAAAGACGCAGGTCACGGCCCGCGACAAAGGCCGCAGTTTGAACCTCGTGCCCCGAGCCTGACAACCCTCGGTTGTACGATCTTCAGCGCATTACCCGCCTGCTTGAGCATGCGCAGTGACAGGCGCACCCAATCACAGGATAATGCGCCATCTTTTTCGGCGGCTCTGCCCTGCGGGCTGTCTGATACGTTTGCTTGTTTGGCCGCCTTAGCCTGACAACCCTGGAGTGTCTGGTTTGATCGTCTTCCGTTATCTATCCCGCGAAGTCCTGTTGACCTTGAGCGCCGTCAGCGCCGTGCTGTTGGTCATCATCATGAGCGGTCGCTTCATTAAATACCTCGCCCAGGCGGCCTCTGGTCTCCTGGATCCGGGCTCGCTATTCCTGATCATGGGTTTCCGTCTGCCGGGCTTCCTGCAACTGATTCTGCCGTTGGGCCTGTTTCTCGGGATCCTGCTGGCTTACGGTCGCTTGTACCTCGAAAGCGAAATGACCGTGCTGTCGGCCACCGGCATGAGCCAGCAGCGTCTGTTTGCCATGACCCTTTTTCCGGCCACCCTCGTCGCATTGGTGGTGGCATGGCTGAGCCTGAGCCTGGCGCCACAAGGCGCCAATCAATTCCAGTTGCTGTTGAACAAGCAGGATGCCCTGACCGAGTTCGACACCCTCGAGCCAGGTCGCTTCCAGGCGCTGCGTGACGGGACGCGGGTGACCTACACCGAAACGCTGTCGGATGACCGCATCAACCTTGGCGGCGTGTTCATTTCGCAGAAGAACGTCAATTCCGATAACAAGGATCGCGGGATTTCCGTGCTGGTGGCCGAGAAGGGCCGTCAGGAAATTCGCCCCGACGGTAACCGTTACCTGATTCTCGACAACGGCTATCGCTATGACGGCAATCCGGGACAGGCTGATTACCGGGCGATCAAGTACGACGAG from Pseudomonas sp. ACM7 includes:
- the lptF gene encoding LPS export ABC transporter permease LptF; translated protein: MIVFRYLSREVLLTLSAVSAVLLVIIMSGRFIKYLAQAASGLLDPGSLFLIMGFRLPGFLQLILPLGLFLGILLAYGRLYLESEMTVLSATGMSQQRLFAMTLFPATLVALVVAWLSLSLAPQGANQFQLLLNKQDALTEFDTLEPGRFQALRDGTRVTYTETLSDDRINLGGVFISQKNVNSDNKDRGISVLVAEKGRQEIRPDGNRYLILDNGYRYDGNPGQADYRAIKYDEYGVLLPKPDVSDEVTDRDAMATSTLIGSDDIRSRTELQWRLSLPLLVFIVTLMAVPLSRVNPRQGRFLKLLPAILLYMAYLSILIAARGALEKGKIPPVLGLWWVHAIFLAIGLGLLYWEAMQLKLASRRSALEVARG